The following proteins come from a genomic window of Kitasatospora sp. NBC_01246:
- a CDS encoding UDP-N-acetylmuramate dehydrogenase, with the protein MLVELDAPLAPLTTLRLGGPARRLVTAQTDEDVIATVREADAAGEPLLVLGGGSNLVIGDAGFAGTVLRIATTGFVLDGTTLELAAGEVWADAVTRTVLEHGLAGIEFLAGIPGSAGATPVQNVGAYGQEVAQSITEVVAYDRRSDRVVTLTNAECGFSYRHSRFKADPDRYVVLRVRFGLEDGGGLSTPVAYAETARHLGVLPGERVDLTTAWNAVLTLRAGKGMVLDAADHDTWSAGSFFTNPVLTAEQYAAFLALAAARELTAPAYPAPDGRTKTSAAWLIDKAGFGKGYGSGPATLSTKHTLALTNRGAATAEDLLALAREIRDGVRSAFGVELVNEPVMVGVEL; encoded by the coding sequence GTGCTGGTAGAACTCGACGCCCCCCTCGCCCCGCTGACCACCCTGCGGCTCGGCGGTCCCGCCCGCCGGCTGGTGACCGCGCAGACCGACGAGGACGTGATCGCCACCGTCCGGGAGGCCGACGCGGCCGGCGAGCCGCTGCTGGTCCTCGGCGGCGGCTCCAACCTGGTGATCGGCGACGCCGGCTTCGCCGGGACGGTGCTGCGGATCGCCACCACCGGCTTCGTGCTGGACGGCACCACCCTGGAACTCGCGGCCGGTGAGGTGTGGGCCGACGCGGTCACCAGGACCGTGCTGGAGCACGGCCTGGCCGGGATCGAGTTCCTGGCCGGGATCCCCGGCTCGGCCGGCGCCACCCCGGTCCAGAACGTGGGTGCGTACGGCCAGGAGGTCGCCCAGTCGATCACCGAGGTGGTCGCCTACGACCGCCGGAGCGACCGGGTGGTCACCCTCACCAACGCCGAGTGCGGCTTCTCCTACCGGCACAGCCGCTTCAAGGCCGACCCGGACCGCTACGTCGTGCTCCGGGTCCGCTTCGGCCTGGAGGACGGCGGCGGGCTCTCCACCCCGGTCGCCTACGCCGAGACGGCCCGGCACCTGGGCGTGCTGCCGGGTGAGCGGGTCGACCTCACCACCGCCTGGAACGCCGTGCTGACGCTGCGCGCGGGCAAGGGCATGGTGCTCGACGCGGCCGACCACGACACCTGGTCGGCGGGCTCCTTCTTCACCAACCCGGTGCTGACCGCCGAGCAGTACGCCGCCTTCCTGGCGCTGGCGGCCGCGCGCGAGCTCACCGCCCCCGCCTACCCGGCGCCGGACGGCCGGACTAAGACCTCGGCGGCCTGGCTGATCGACAAGGCCGGCTTCGGCAAGGGGTACGGCAGCGGCCCGGCCACCCTCTCCACCAAGCACACCCTGGCCCTGACCAACCGCGGCGCGGCCACCGC
- a CDS encoding MaoC family dehydratase, which yields MAISYDEVAVGTELPARSFPVTRATLVQYAGASGDFNPIHWNEKFALEVGLPDVIAHGMFTMAEAVRVVTDWVGDPGAVVEYGVRFTRPVTVPNDGVGSVIEVTGKVAKLLDDRKVQVDLLATFGGLKVLGMSRAVVRLA from the coding sequence ATGGCGATCAGCTACGACGAGGTCGCGGTCGGCACCGAGCTGCCGGCGCGGTCCTTCCCCGTGACGCGCGCCACGCTGGTGCAGTACGCGGGCGCCTCCGGGGACTTCAACCCGATCCACTGGAACGAGAAGTTCGCGCTGGAGGTCGGCCTGCCCGACGTCATCGCGCACGGCATGTTCACCATGGCCGAGGCGGTCCGGGTGGTCACCGACTGGGTCGGCGACCCGGGCGCGGTGGTCGAGTACGGCGTGCGCTTCACCCGGCCGGTGACGGTGCCCAACGACGGCGTCGGCTCCGTGATCGAGGTGACCGGCAAGGTCGCCAAGCTGCTGGACGACCGGAAGGTGCAGGTCGACCTGCTGGCGACCTTCGGCGGCCTGAAGGTGCTGGGCATGTCCCGCGCCGTCGTCCGGCTGGCCTGA
- a CDS encoding MaoC family dehydratase N-terminal domain-containing protein, translating into MALDPSFIGRTYPPTEPYEVGREKIREFAVAVGDANPAYTDPEAAKAFGHPDVIAPPTFPFVLTYRAAGQVVEDPQLGLDYSRVVHGDQKFVYTRPVRAGDRLSVAVTIDNIKSLAGNDVLTVRGEVTDATGEHVVTSVMTLVARAADEAGE; encoded by the coding sequence ATGGCACTCGACCCCTCCTTCATCGGGCGGACGTACCCGCCCACCGAGCCGTACGAGGTCGGCCGGGAGAAGATCCGCGAGTTCGCCGTCGCCGTGGGCGACGCCAACCCGGCGTACACCGACCCGGAGGCGGCCAAGGCGTTCGGCCACCCGGACGTCATCGCCCCGCCGACCTTCCCGTTCGTGCTCACCTACCGGGCCGCCGGCCAGGTGGTGGAGGACCCGCAGCTGGGCCTGGACTACAGCCGCGTGGTGCACGGTGACCAGAAGTTCGTCTACACCCGCCCGGTGCGGGCCGGCGACCGGCTCTCCGTCGCGGTGACCATCGACAACATCAAGTCGCTCGCGGGCAACGACGTGCTCACGGTGCGCGGCGAGGTGACGGACGCGACCGGCGAGCACGTGGTGACGTCGGTCATGACCCTGGTGGCCCGGGCCGCCGACGAGGCGGGGGAGTAA
- the rpmG gene encoding 50S ribosomal protein L33: MAATDVRPKITLACVECKERNYITKKNRRNDPDRLEMKKHCPRCNSHTAHRETR; the protein is encoded by the coding sequence GTGGCTGCCACCGATGTCCGCCCGAAGATCACGCTGGCCTGCGTGGAGTGCAAGGAGCGGAACTACATCACCAAGAAGAACCGGCGTAACGACCCGGACCGTCTTGAGATGAAGAAGCACTGCCCCCGCTGCAACTCGCACACCGCGCACCGCGAGACCCGCTGA
- a CDS encoding hydrolase, with product MDSAPSDGPHPGSGPAANPLGHGPVLLLTDARLADGRVVDVRISGDRIQAVGTTGSLGPLPALPGAPTTTTGARIDLKGYLLLPAPAEAHAHYDVAFSAALPAPPPETSGDLTRRVTEAALTSLGYGATAQRTHVRIGDVHGLRRLEAVLTARQALRGLAELQAVAMPRLLTGLAGADGRAQLRDALKLGATAAGGCPELDPDPAGYVQVLLEAAREADCPVDLHTTGADAAQLARLASALAPLRPRVVLGPCGALAPGGPAVLASSGVRVVCLPQNGGCSGLEGRAAGMRPGLPRELAQARVPLSAGSGSLRDPANPVGRADPLEAAYLLAASGALDVEEAYDAVANQARAALGLPPVRVDAGFPAELLAVRGDSLAGALAGGHSRLVVHSGRIVSRTSAVREFADTVALALPRQSGSTGGG from the coding sequence ATGGACAGCGCACCCTCCGACGGGCCCCACCCCGGGTCCGGGCCGGCCGCCAACCCGCTGGGGCACGGCCCCGTCCTGCTGCTCACCGACGCCCGGCTCGCCGACGGCCGGGTGGTGGACGTACGGATCAGCGGCGACCGGATCCAGGCCGTCGGAACCACCGGCAGCCTCGGCCCGCTGCCGGCCCTGCCCGGTGCCCCCACCACGACCACCGGGGCCCGGATCGACCTCAAGGGCTATCTGCTGCTGCCGGCCCCCGCCGAGGCACACGCCCACTACGACGTCGCCTTCTCGGCCGCGCTGCCCGCACCGCCGCCGGAGACCTCCGGCGACCTGACCCGCCGGGTCACCGAGGCCGCGCTCACCTCGCTGGGCTACGGCGCCACCGCGCAGCGCACCCACGTCCGGATCGGCGACGTGCACGGGCTGCGCCGGCTGGAGGCGGTGCTCACCGCCCGGCAGGCGCTGCGCGGCCTGGCGGAGCTGCAGGCGGTCGCGATGCCCCGGCTGCTCACCGGTCTGGCCGGCGCGGACGGCCGGGCCCAGCTGCGCGACGCGCTCAAGCTCGGCGCCACCGCGGCCGGCGGCTGTCCGGAGCTGGACCCTGACCCGGCCGGGTACGTCCAGGTGCTGCTGGAGGCCGCCCGGGAGGCGGACTGCCCGGTGGACCTGCACACCACCGGGGCCGACGCGGCGCAGCTCGCCCGGCTGGCGAGCGCGCTCGCCCCGCTGCGGCCCCGGGTGGTGCTCGGCCCGTGCGGCGCGCTGGCGCCGGGCGGGCCGGCGGTGCTGGCCAGCAGCGGCGTCCGGGTGGTCTGCCTGCCGCAGAACGGCGGCTGCAGCGGTCTGGAGGGCCGGGCCGCCGGGATGCGGCCGGGGCTGCCGCGGGAGCTGGCGCAGGCCCGGGTACCGCTCTCGGCCGGCAGCGGCTCGCTGCGGGACCCGGCCAACCCGGTGGGCCGGGCCGATCCGCTGGAGGCCGCCTACCTGCTGGCGGCGAGCGGGGCGCTGGACGTGGAGGAGGCGTACGACGCGGTGGCCAACCAGGCCCGGGCGGCGCTCGGGCTGCCGCCGGTCCGGGTGGACGCCGGGTTCCCGGCGGAGCTGCTGGCGGTGCGCGGGGACAGCCTGGCGGGGGCGCTCGCGGGCGGGCACAGCCGGCTGGTGGTGCACAGCGGGCGGATCGTCAGCCGGACCAGTGCCGTGCGGGAGTTCGCCGACACGGTGGCGCTGGCGCTGCCGCGGCAGTCGGGGAGCACGGGCGGGGGCTGA
- a CDS encoding response regulator — protein MSEILVVDDEPALLRTLRINLSARRYAVRTAASGGEALDRAARTSPDAVLLDLGLPDLDGLDVIRGLRSRSAVPIIVLSGRTGAADKVGALDAGADDYLTKPFLMEELLARLRAVLRRPPGGPAPAARVIGAHTVDLAATTVTGPDGPVRLTPTEWRILALLLADPGRLVPGRRILREVWGPAQEGRGNYLRVYLAGLRRKLERDPARPRHLITEPGLGYRYEP, from the coding sequence ATGAGCGAGATCCTGGTCGTCGACGACGAACCGGCGCTGCTGCGTACCCTGCGGATCAACCTGAGCGCCCGCCGGTACGCCGTCCGGACGGCCGCCAGCGGCGGCGAGGCCCTGGACCGCGCCGCCCGGACCTCGCCCGACGCCGTCCTGCTCGACCTGGGCCTGCCCGACCTGGACGGCCTGGACGTCATCCGGGGCCTGCGCAGCCGCAGCGCCGTACCGATCATCGTGCTCTCCGGCCGCACCGGCGCGGCCGACAAGGTGGGCGCCCTGGACGCCGGCGCCGACGACTACCTCACCAAGCCGTTCCTGATGGAGGAACTGCTGGCCCGGCTGCGCGCCGTCCTGCGCCGTCCGCCGGGCGGCCCGGCCCCGGCCGCGCGGGTGATCGGCGCCCACACCGTGGACCTCGCCGCCACCACCGTGACCGGCCCGGACGGCCCGGTCCGGCTCACCCCCACCGAGTGGCGGATCCTGGCGCTGCTGCTCGCCGACCCCGGCCGCCTGGTGCCCGGCCGGCGGATCCTGCGCGAGGTCTGGGGCCCGGCGCAGGAGGGGCGCGGCAACTACCTGCGGGTCTACCTGGCGGGGCTGCGCCGCAAGCTGGAACGCGATCCGGCCCGGCCGCGCCACCTGATCACCGAGCCCGGTCTCGGCTACCGGTACGAGCCCTGA
- a CDS encoding ATP-binding protein, translated as MARDLAPGTGPHRGRLRVYLGSAPGVGKTYRMLDEARRRQDRGAEVVVGYIECHGRRHTEAMLDGLDVAPRARRLYRDAEFEEMDLDALLARRPSLVLVDELAHTNVPGGRHAKRWQDVEELLAAGIDVITTVNVQHLESLNDVVQKITGIPQRETVPDEVVRRADQIELVDMAPQALRRRMAHGNVYRAEKVDAALSNYFRVGNLTALRELALLWVAGRVDEGLRDYRASHRIDRVWETRERVVVALTGGPEGETLIRRAARIADRTAGGDLLAVHVTRSDGLAGASSGALAQQRQLVEALGGSYHVVVGDDIPTALLAFARAHDATQLVLGTSRRGRITRLLTGPGIGETTVDGSEDIDVHMVTHAFTGRGRLPPLGRRHSRRRTVAGYAAGLVLPWLLTAGLSQSRGTVNLTTDALIFQLGVVVVALLGGATSALLASLVASLLLNYFFIPPLHTLTIGETNNLVALLVFAAVALTVSTVVDHAGRLTTRAARATAEAETLSTLAGSVLRGADALPALLEKSRTAFGMDSVALLERTGGAVLARCDGEGGPAGPGETTEVPVGADALLALTGRRLPAADQRVLTAFAAHVAAALERDRLAVVAAEVEPIRAADRMRTALLAAVSHDLRTPLAAALASVGSLRSPDVEFSAEDRAELLATADESLVKLTRLVDNLLDMSRLQAGALTLHLAETHLDEILPRALDTLPDPYAPVRPFDLTFDIEEGVPAVLVDPPLLERVLANVIANALRHTAPGTPVLVAASHLGDQVEVRVIDRGPGIAVEDRDRVFLPFQRLGDTDNTTGVGLGLALSRGLAEAMGGGLEVEDTPGGGTTMLLTLPAAHPGGAPA; from the coding sequence ATGGCCCGCGACCTCGCCCCCGGCACCGGCCCCCACCGCGGCCGGCTGAGGGTGTACCTCGGTTCCGCCCCCGGTGTCGGCAAGACCTACCGGATGCTGGACGAGGCCAGGCGCAGACAGGACCGCGGCGCGGAGGTGGTGGTCGGCTACATCGAGTGCCACGGCCGCCGCCACACCGAGGCCATGCTCGACGGCCTGGACGTCGCACCCCGGGCCCGACGGCTCTACCGGGACGCCGAGTTCGAGGAGATGGACCTCGACGCGCTGCTCGCCCGCCGCCCCTCCCTGGTGCTGGTGGACGAGCTCGCGCACACCAACGTCCCCGGCGGCCGGCACGCCAAGCGCTGGCAGGACGTCGAGGAGCTGCTGGCCGCCGGGATCGACGTCATCACCACCGTCAACGTCCAGCACCTGGAATCGCTGAACGACGTCGTCCAGAAGATCACCGGCATCCCCCAGCGCGAGACCGTCCCGGACGAGGTGGTCCGCCGGGCCGACCAGATCGAACTCGTCGACATGGCCCCCCAGGCGCTGCGCCGCCGGATGGCCCACGGCAACGTCTACCGGGCGGAGAAAGTGGACGCCGCGCTCTCGAACTACTTCCGGGTCGGCAACCTCACCGCCCTGCGCGAGCTCGCCCTGCTCTGGGTGGCCGGGCGGGTCGACGAGGGGCTGCGCGACTACCGGGCCAGCCACCGCATCGACCGCGTCTGGGAGACCCGCGAGCGGGTGGTGGTCGCCCTCACCGGCGGCCCCGAGGGCGAGACGCTGATCCGCCGCGCCGCCCGGATCGCCGACCGCACGGCGGGCGGCGACCTGCTCGCCGTGCACGTCACCCGCAGCGACGGCCTGGCCGGGGCGTCCTCGGGGGCGCTCGCCCAGCAGCGGCAGCTGGTGGAGGCGCTGGGCGGCAGCTACCACGTGGTGGTCGGCGACGACATCCCCACCGCGCTGCTGGCCTTCGCCCGCGCCCACGACGCCACCCAGCTCGTCCTCGGCACCAGCCGGCGCGGCCGGATCACCCGGCTCCTCACCGGCCCCGGCATCGGCGAGACCACCGTGGACGGCTCCGAGGACATCGACGTCCACATGGTCACCCACGCGTTCACCGGCCGCGGCCGGCTGCCCCCGCTCGGCCGCCGCCACTCCAGGCGCCGCACCGTCGCCGGCTACGCCGCCGGACTCGTGCTGCCCTGGCTGCTGACGGCCGGCCTCTCGCAGTCCCGCGGCACCGTCAACCTGACCACCGACGCGCTGATCTTCCAGCTGGGCGTGGTCGTCGTCGCCCTGCTCGGCGGCGCCACCTCGGCCCTGCTGGCCTCCCTCGTCGCCTCGCTGCTGCTGAACTACTTCTTCATCCCGCCCCTGCACACCCTGACCATCGGCGAGACCAACAACCTCGTCGCCCTGCTGGTGTTCGCCGCCGTCGCGCTCACCGTCTCCACCGTGGTCGACCACGCGGGCCGGCTCACCACCCGGGCCGCCCGGGCCACCGCCGAGGCCGAGACCCTCTCCACCCTGGCCGGCAGCGTACTGCGCGGCGCCGACGCCCTGCCCGCCCTGCTGGAGAAGTCCCGGACGGCCTTCGGGATGGACTCCGTCGCCCTGCTGGAACGCACCGGCGGCGCGGTGCTGGCCCGCTGCGACGGCGAGGGCGGGCCCGCCGGGCCCGGCGAGACCACCGAGGTCCCGGTCGGCGCCGACGCCCTGCTGGCGCTCACCGGCCGCCGGCTGCCCGCCGCCGACCAGCGCGTCCTCACCGCGTTCGCCGCCCACGTGGCCGCCGCGCTGGAACGCGACCGGCTCGCCGTGGTGGCCGCCGAGGTCGAACCGATCAGGGCCGCCGACCGGATGCGCACCGCCCTGCTCGCCGCCGTCAGCCACGACCTGCGCACCCCGCTGGCCGCCGCCCTGGCCTCGGTCGGCTCGCTGCGCAGCCCCGACGTCGAGTTCTCCGCCGAGGACCGGGCCGAACTCCTGGCCACCGCCGACGAGTCCCTGGTCAAGCTCACCCGGCTGGTGGACAACCTGCTCGACATGAGCCGCCTCCAGGCCGGGGCCCTCACCCTCCACCTCGCCGAGACCCACCTGGACGAGATCCTGCCCCGGGCCCTGGACACCCTCCCCGACCCGTACGCGCCGGTACGGCCGTTCGACCTCACGTTCGACATCGAGGAGGGCGTCCCGGCCGTCCTGGTCGACCCGCCGCTGCTGGAGCGCGTCCTGGCCAACGTCATCGCCAACGCCCTGCGCCACACCGCCCCCGGCACCCCGGTCCTGGTCGCCGCCAGCCACCTCGGCGACCAGGTCGAGGTCAGGGTGATCGACCGCGGCCCCGGCATCGCCGTCGAGGACCGCGACCGCGTCTTCCTGCCCTTCCAGCGCCTCGGCGACACCGACAACACCACCGGCGTCGGCCTCGGCCTCGCCCTCTCCCGCGGCCTCGCCGAGGCCATGGGCGGCGGCCTGGAGGTCGAGGACACCCCCGGCGGCGGCACCACCATGCTGCTCACCCTGCCCGCCGCCCACCCGGGAGGAGCGCCCGCATGA
- the kdpC gene encoding potassium-transporting ATPase subunit KdpC, with protein sequence MSKPLPTTVRTHLTALRMLLVMTVILGLAYPLLVTGIGQVAFADKANGSIVKTADGKEVGSSLLGQTYDLPKRNPGDENEAARPDPKWFQPRPSAGGYDPKSSGASNLGPNSEDLAKAIEDRRAAVAAFDGVDPAKVPVDAVTASGSGLDPHISVAYAEEQAARVAGARNLPVETVEKLIDRYTEGRSLGFLGQPGVNIVLLNTALAHQK encoded by the coding sequence ATGTCCAAGCCCCTGCCCACCACCGTGCGCACGCACCTCACCGCACTGCGGATGCTGCTGGTGATGACGGTGATCCTCGGCCTCGCCTACCCGCTGCTGGTCACCGGCATCGGCCAGGTCGCCTTCGCCGACAAGGCCAACGGCTCGATCGTGAAGACCGCCGACGGCAAGGAGGTCGGCTCCAGTCTGCTGGGCCAGACCTACGACCTGCCCAAGCGGAACCCCGGCGACGAGAACGAGGCGGCCCGGCCGGACCCGAAGTGGTTCCAGCCCCGGCCCTCCGCCGGCGGGTACGACCCGAAGAGCTCCGGCGCCTCCAACCTGGGCCCGAACAGCGAGGACCTCGCCAAGGCGATCGAGGACCGCCGCGCCGCGGTCGCCGCGTTCGACGGCGTCGACCCGGCGAAGGTGCCGGTGGACGCGGTCACCGCCTCCGGCTCGGGCCTCGACCCGCACATCTCGGTCGCCTACGCCGAGGAGCAGGCCGCCCGGGTCGCCGGGGCCCGGAACCTGCCGGTGGAGACGGTGGAGAAGCTGATCGACAGGTACACCGAGGGCCGCTCGCTGGGCTTCCTCGGCCAGCCGGGAGTCAACATCGTCCTTCTCAACACGGCTCTGGCACACCAGAAGTGA
- the kdpB gene encoding potassium-transporting ATPase subunit KdpB: MSSTLTDKPAAQPQGPAAAPHRVSGGLLDPKLIVSSLPDAVKKLDPRVMVRNPVMFVVEVGSVVTTIAAIADPSVFAWSITVWLWLTTVFANLAEAVAEGRGKAQADTLRKTKTDTMARRLTDWPASRAEEEVPGTALCLGDHVVVEAGQIIPGDGDVVEGVASVDESAITGESAPVIRESGGDRSAVTGGTKVLSDRIVVKIASEPGKSFIDRMIALVEGAARQKTPNEIALNILLASLTIVFLIAVVTLQPMATYAGAPQSMIVLVALIVALIPTTIGALLSAIGIAGMDRLVQRNVLAMSGRAVEAAGDVNTLLLDKTGTITLGNRQAAEFLSATGVSTERLADAAQLSSLADETPEGRSIVVLAKTGYGLRARAQGELTHATWVPFTAQTRMSGVDLDEADGVHQIRKGAAAAVTHWVTGHGGTVTDEVSALVDGISAAGGTPLVVATRTASAPARVLGVIHLKDVVKEGMRERFDELRRMGIKTIMITGDNPLTARAIAEEAGVDDFLAEATPEDKMALIKKEQEGGKLVAMTGDGTNDAPALAQADVGVAMNTGTMAAKEAGNMVDLDSNPTKLIEIVEIGKQLLITRGALTTFSIANDVAKYFAIIPAMFAAVYPGLDRLNIMGLHSPQSAITSAIVFNALVIVGLIPLALRGVKYRPSDASSLLRRNLGVYGFGGLVVPFVGIKLIDLVVQFVPGLS, encoded by the coding sequence ATGTCCTCCACCCTTACCGACAAGCCGGCCGCGCAGCCGCAGGGGCCCGCGGCGGCGCCGCACAGGGTCTCCGGCGGACTGCTGGACCCGAAGCTGATCGTCTCGTCGCTGCCCGACGCGGTGAAGAAGCTCGATCCCCGGGTGATGGTCAGGAACCCGGTGATGTTCGTGGTCGAGGTCGGCTCGGTCGTGACCACGATCGCCGCGATCGCCGACCCGTCCGTCTTCGCCTGGTCGATCACCGTCTGGCTCTGGCTGACCACCGTCTTCGCCAACCTGGCCGAGGCGGTGGCCGAGGGCCGCGGGAAGGCGCAGGCGGACACCCTGCGCAAGACCAAGACGGACACCATGGCCCGCCGCCTCACCGACTGGCCGGCGAGCCGGGCCGAGGAGGAGGTGCCGGGGACGGCGCTGTGCCTGGGCGACCACGTGGTGGTCGAGGCCGGGCAGATCATCCCCGGTGACGGCGACGTCGTCGAGGGGGTCGCCTCGGTGGACGAGTCGGCGATCACGGGCGAGTCCGCGCCGGTGATCCGCGAGTCGGGGGGTGACCGCAGCGCGGTCACCGGCGGCACCAAGGTGCTCTCCGACCGGATCGTGGTGAAGATCGCCTCCGAGCCCGGCAAGTCGTTCATCGACCGGATGATCGCCCTGGTCGAGGGCGCGGCCCGGCAGAAGACGCCGAACGAGATCGCGCTCAACATCCTCCTGGCCTCGCTGACGATCGTCTTCCTGATCGCGGTCGTCACGCTCCAGCCGATGGCCACCTACGCGGGTGCGCCGCAGTCGATGATCGTGCTGGTGGCGCTGATCGTGGCGCTCATCCCGACCACCATCGGCGCGCTGCTCTCGGCGATCGGCATCGCGGGCATGGACCGGCTGGTCCAGCGCAACGTGCTGGCGATGTCCGGCCGGGCCGTCGAGGCCGCCGGCGACGTCAACACCCTGCTGCTCGACAAGACCGGCACCATCACCCTCGGCAACCGCCAGGCCGCCGAGTTCCTCTCCGCCACGGGCGTCTCCACCGAGCGGCTCGCGGACGCCGCCCAGTTGTCGTCCCTCGCGGACGAGACCCCGGAGGGCCGCTCGATCGTCGTCCTCGCCAAGACCGGCTACGGCCTGCGGGCCCGTGCCCAGGGCGAGTTGACGCACGCCACCTGGGTGCCGTTCACCGCGCAGACCCGGATGTCCGGCGTCGACCTGGACGAGGCCGACGGGGTCCACCAGATCCGCAAGGGCGCGGCCGCCGCGGTCACCCACTGGGTCACCGGCCACGGCGGCACGGTCACCGACGAGGTCTCCGCCCTCGTCGACGGCATCTCGGCGGCCGGCGGCACACCGCTTGTGGTGGCGACGCGCACGGCCTCGGCCCCGGCCCGGGTGCTGGGCGTCATCCACCTCAAGGACGTCGTCAAGGAGGGCATGCGGGAGCGGTTCGACGAGCTGCGCCGGATGGGCATCAAGACCATCATGATCACTGGCGACAACCCGCTGACCGCCAGGGCGATCGCGGAGGAGGCGGGCGTGGACGACTTCCTCGCCGAGGCCACCCCCGAGGACAAGATGGCCCTGATCAAGAAGGAGCAGGAGGGCGGCAAGCTGGTCGCGATGACCGGCGACGGCACCAACGACGCCCCCGCCCTCGCCCAGGCCGATGTCGGCGTCGCGATGAACACCGGGACCATGGCGGCCAAGGAGGCCGGCAACATGGTCGACCTGGACTCCAACCCCACCAAGCTGATCGAGATCGTCGAGATCGGCAAGCAACTCCTGATCACCCGCGGCGCGCTCACCACCTTCTCGATCGCCAACGACGTCGCGAAGTACTTCGCGATCATCCCGGCGATGTTCGCGGCGGTCTACCCGGGCCTGGACAGGCTCAACATCATGGGCCTGCACAGCCCGCAGTCCGCGATCACCTCGGCGATCGTCTTCAACGCCCTGGTCATCGTCGGCCTGATCCCGCTCGCCCTGCGCGGGGTCAAGTACCGCCCTTCGGACGCGAGTTCCCTGCTGCGCCGCAACCTGGGGGTCTACGGCTTCGGCGGTCTGGTCGTCCCCTTCGTCGGGATCAAACTGATCGACCTCGTCGTCCAGTTCGTCCCCGGCCTGAGCTGA